CCCGTATGGCTTATGAACGGGTTATTCCCATCGTAGATATCACGGCGAAGCTTCTATCAGGAGCGCTTTCTCACCTCTAACTTTTGATTCACTAGTAACCGACAAACCAAATGAAACTCCAAAAAGAACCTGAATACAGCCACGGCTCGATTACTAATATAGGCATCTTATTAGTAAATTTAGGAACTCCTAAGGCGCCCACCAAAGAAGCGGTTAGAGAGTACCTTAGTGAATTTTTGTGGGATCGCAGGGTTGTTGAAATTCCAAGACCGATTTGGTGGCTGATCCTAAACGGCATCATTCTGAGAACGAGGCCCAAAGCTTCTGCAAAAAAATATGCTTCAATTTGGTCCGATCAAGGGTCTCCATTAAGAATCTATACCGAAAAACAAGCTGACCTCCTACAGTCAACATTTACTGGCGACACATTTCCCAAAGTTATTGTCAAATCAGCAATGCGTTACGGGAAACCATCTGTCGACGGTGAATTAATCAAACTTAAATCTGAGGGCTGCGACCGAATATTAGTCATTCCGCTCTACCCTCAATATAATTCGAGTACCACGGGCAGCATCTTTGATGCGGTTTTTAACAGCCTTAAAAATGTTCGGAACGTGCCAAGCCTACGCTTACTGAAACACTTCCACGATCACAATGGCTATATCGAGGCCCTATCACAACGGATACAGCAGTACTGGGTAGCTCATGGCAAACCGGATAAATTAGTACTGTCGTACCATGGCGTGCCAAAATTTAGCCTGACCAAAGGGGACCCCTATCACTGCGAGTGTTACAAATCGAGCCGACTTCTCGCTGAACGATTAGATTTTGAGCCTAAAAATATTGTTACAACGTTTCAATCACGATTCGGTAGAGCTGAATGGCTAAAGCCATACACCATAGAGGTCATGAAGGATTTAGGCAGAAACAAGTTGCGCCGAATTGACGTTTTTTGCCCAGGGTTTGTTGCAGACTGCTTAGAGACGCTTGAAGAAATCAATATAGAAAACCGAGAAGAGTTTCTCACGCATGGTGGCGCAAATTTTCACTATATTCCGTGCCTAAATGACAGTACCATTTGGATTGAGGGCTTACATCAAATTGTCGTTGACAATCTTGGCGGTTGGCTAACTCAGGAAAAAAACCTGGTAGAAGCTAAAAACGAGGCAAATGTAAGCCGATCGGAAGCCTTAAAAAGAGGAGCAATGAATTAATAAAAGTTCCTGTGTCACGATTCGATCACATTAAACGCAACCCCGATCGACGACCATAACTAGTGCTGGCTTCGTAATCAGCTTTTCGTTGTCGGTACTTCTCTTTGACGTTATGCACTATTGCACCAATCATCACCTCTAACTCCTTACAACTCTTTTGAGGTGTTACCTTGAGCACCCTTTTCTCAATTTCTGAGGCAGCCTGCAGGGCAAGGTCAGCGTGATACTTCTGAATCTTTACCAACGCACTCTCAAATAAGGCCCACCGGTCAATTAAAGCCTGGCTGGCTTGGCTTCGATCTCGCCAAATTGGCTTCGTATGCGTGATACCCAGAGAAATCCCTATAGATTCGACGATACACTCGGCATTGGACTCTTTTTGTTTAAACCGCCACTGCAAATCCCATTTTGTTTTGGCCGGATGACGCTTCCCATCATCGCCTACAGGTCCTTTGGATTCCATTTCAGCAGTTAAAATAAGCGCAGACTGCCCAGAAATACTATATGAACTAGCCCCAACATGGACCGAAGTCGCTGATAACGCTGGATTAACAGGCCCAAAGTAAATAACGAGCAGTATTAAAGTAAAAATCCTAAAACCAGTCAGTTGCCACATATTTTCTCCATTAGGTCATAACCAGCTAAGGCGGTAGATTA
The DNA window shown above is from Pseudomonadota bacterium and carries:
- the hemH gene encoding ferrochelatase: MKLQKEPEYSHGSITNIGILLVNLGTPKAPTKEAVREYLSEFLWDRRVVEIPRPIWWLILNGIILRTRPKASAKKYASIWSDQGSPLRIYTEKQADLLQSTFTGDTFPKVIVKSAMRYGKPSVDGELIKLKSEGCDRILVIPLYPQYNSSTTGSIFDAVFNSLKNVRNVPSLRLLKHFHDHNGYIEALSQRIQQYWVAHGKPDKLVLSYHGVPKFSLTKGDPYHCECYKSSRLLAERLDFEPKNIVTTFQSRFGRAEWLKPYTIEVMKDLGRNKLRRIDVFCPGFVADCLETLEEINIENREEFLTHGGANFHYIPCLNDSTIWIEGLHQIVVDNLGGWLTQEKNLVEAKNEANVSRSEALKRGAMN
- a CDS encoding DUF922 domain-containing protein, producing MWQLTGFRIFTLILLVIYFGPVNPALSATSVHVGASSYSISGQSALILTAEMESKGPVGDDGKRHPAKTKWDLQWRFKQKESNAECIVESIGISLGITHTKPIWRDRSQASQALIDRWALFESALVKIQKYHADLALQAASEIEKRVLKVTPQKSCKELEVMIGAIVHNVKEKYRQRKADYEASTSYGRRSGLRLM